One region of Bacteroidota bacterium genomic DNA includes:
- a CDS encoding T9SS type A sorting domain-containing protein: MKHIFTSIYILFITTLFAQAPQLEGTYLPVRGTAIKQVYKIWPMTMAEPATGANQTWNYSGVFTPTTSTYLLETFDTNDVRCKPYSKYFPTATHVSFLGAPFKDADSSFFFFRIDTSGVWGVGSFNIQASVDTFAIATDPEFMTPANFTYLSTARDTLKAYSPISNTITMVPTHVHGEKTKIKVDTAIGYGTLTTPVGTFNDVLLIKEWNFNYDSIFLDQTKSLLVYSQLDTFIRYYYLRNNTFGSNVLLLQHFAVINKNKYPSFSWYTLPVDNGYIKGTVLDSNNTAITNSMCPTCEVYLYREHSNFSKDDILARTTLDANGNYQFDSIPYGEYRISFRPDNSVSPYYNALTTYYGDSTDWTKVTPINTLINKSDTTLTKPIVLQYHNGNDSTQLLRGQLNINLGVSKNGPSVGDAPYLLSGTVPGVDIIIKKCPCGGSGAIGKPSNEVRTDANGMFQFNKLDTGTYELFIDIPGLPMASTYPLTINASSTSITNLDFTIGRDSIHANNILGLTVKTYSQNSFAVNAYPNPISNELNLSYLLNDNELVSIQLVDMLGRPVTIVNKQYQTKGLQELSIDVSSYQLNAGLYFVKITTSKNQVTLPISKLN, from the coding sequence ATGAAACATATATTTACGTCTATCTACATACTTTTTATTACTACCCTTTTTGCTCAAGCACCTCAACTAGAAGGAACCTACCTACCTGTAAGAGGTACAGCAATTAAGCAGGTGTACAAAATTTGGCCTATGACAATGGCTGAGCCTGCAACTGGAGCGAATCAAACTTGGAATTATTCAGGTGTTTTTACACCAACAACTAGCACGTATCTATTGGAAACATTCGACACCAATGATGTGCGCTGCAAACCCTATTCAAAATATTTTCCAACAGCAACACACGTGTCTTTCTTAGGCGCACCATTTAAAGATGCCGATTCTAGTTTTTTCTTCTTTAGAATTGATACATCTGGAGTTTGGGGAGTTGGGTCTTTCAATATTCAAGCAAGTGTAGACACGTTTGCAATTGCTACCGACCCGGAATTTATGACTCCTGCTAATTTTACCTATTTAAGTACAGCTCGTGATACGCTTAAGGCTTATTCTCCAATTTCAAATACCATTACCATGGTTCCAACCCACGTACATGGAGAGAAAACAAAAATAAAAGTTGATACCGCCATTGGTTACGGAACACTAACAACACCTGTTGGCACATTTAATGATGTACTTTTAATAAAAGAATGGAACTTTAATTATGACAGCATTTTCCTTGATCAAACGAAATCATTACTTGTTTATAGTCAGCTAGACACATTTATCCGTTATTATTATTTAAGAAATAATACGTTTGGTTCAAATGTATTACTACTTCAGCATTTTGCGGTTATCAATAAAAATAAATATCCCTCCTTCTCTTGGTACACACTACCTGTTGACAATGGCTACATTAAAGGAACCGTGCTAGACAGCAACAATACTGCAATTACAAATAGTATGTGCCCTACTTGTGAAGTTTATTTATACCGCGAACATTCTAATTTTTCTAAAGATGATATATTAGCCAGAACAACATTAGATGCTAACGGAAACTACCAGTTCGACTCTATCCCGTATGGCGAGTACCGTATTTCTTTTAGACCAGATAATAGCGTGAGTCCATATTACAATGCGCTTACCACCTACTATGGCGACTCTACTGATTGGACAAAAGTTACTCCCATTAATACCCTTATAAACAAAAGCGACACTACACTTACAAAACCAATTGTATTGCAATACCACAATGGGAATGACTCTACTCAACTATTAAGAGGCCAATTAAACATAAATTTAGGCGTATCTAAAAATGGGCCCTCTGTTGGAGATGCGCCATATTTATTAAGTGGTACGGTACCTGGTGTTGACATCATTATAAAAAAATGCCCATGTGGTGGTTCTGGGGCCATTGGAAAACCTTCCAACGAAGTCAGAACAGATGCAAATGGTATGTTTCAATTTAACAAATTAGATACCGGCACGTATGAATTGTTTATAGATATTCCAGGTTTACCGATGGCCTCTACCTATCCACTAACAATTAACGCTTCAAGTACATCCATCACTAATCTTGATTTTACCATTGGTAGAGACTCTATACATGCCAACAATATTCTTGGACTTACTGTTAAAACCTATTCACAAAATAGCTTTGCGGTAAATGCATATCCAAATCCTATTTCAAACGAACTAAATTTAAGTTATTTGTTAAATGACAACGAATTAGTTTCTATTCAATTGGTAGATATGCTTGGTCGTCCGGTAACTATTGTAAACAAACAATACCAAACCAAAGGTTTACAGGAACTATCTATTGATGTAAGTTCTTACCAACTTAACGCAGGATTGTATTTTGTAAAAATTACTACTTCTAAAAATCAGGTTACATTACCAATTTCTAAATTAAATTAA